In one Nicotiana tomentosiformis chromosome 6, ASM39032v3, whole genome shotgun sequence genomic region, the following are encoded:
- the LOC138893591 gene encoding uncharacterized protein, whose protein sequence is MGRDHPRGGGQPDRGQSGGAPAMFYAFPARPDAVASDVVITCIISLCARDVSVLFDLGSTYSYVSSLFAHFLGVPHESLVTPIYVSTPLGVRIYQSCIVIFYGYETRSNLLLLNMTDFEVILSMDWLSLYHAILDCHAKTVTLAMPELPRFEWKGSSVSASRRVISFLKDRHMVGKGCLAYLYYVRDTTIETPVIDSVLVVREFSDVFPSDLPGMPPDHDIDLCIDLAPGTQPISIPLYRMDPKELKELKEQLEEFLGKGFVRSSVSP, encoded by the coding sequence atGGGTAGGgatcatcctagaggtggaggccagccagatagaggccagtcaggtggcgctccagctatgttctatgcttttccggccagaccagatgcagttgcctcagatgtcgtgatcacatgtattatttctctCTGCGCTAGGGATGTTTCAGTACTATTTGACctaggatctacatattcatacgtttcatctctgtttgctcatttcctgggtgttcctCATGAGTCCTTGGTTACTCCTATCTATGTGTCCACTCCTCTGGGGGTTCGGATCTACCAGTCCTGCATTGTTatattctatggttatgagactagatcAAATCTTTTGTTGCTcaatatgaccgactttgaggtcatcttgagcatggactggttatctctgtatcacgccatccttgattgccatgccaagactgttaccttggcaatgccagagttgcctagatttgAGTGGAAGGGatcgtctgtcagtgcatctagacGGGTTATTTCTTTTTTGAAGGATCGACACATGGTcgggaagggttgtttagcttatctatattatgttcgagatactaccatagagactccggtgattgattcagtgctcgttgtccgggagttctccgatgtgtttccttctgacctacCAGGTatgccaccagatcatgatatcgatttatgtattgatttggctccaggtacccagcctatatctattccactgtACCGCATggatccgaaagagttgaaggagttgaaggaacagcttgaggagtttctaggaaaggggttcgtcagatcgagtgtatcgccttag
- the LOC138893592 gene encoding uncharacterized protein, translating to MVGKKVLLKVSRMKGIIRIGKEGKLSPRFIGPFEVMRRVREAAYELSLPPSLSRVHPVFHVSMLWRYHADRSHVLDFSTLQLDESMGYEEDPVAIVDRQVCQLRSKKIFTVKVQWRGQPAEEATWEAEEDMRNRYPHIFNTSGMTLDPFEY from the coding sequence ATGGTGGgcaagaaggttctcttgaaagtctcgcggATGAAGGGAATCATAAGGATCGGGAAggagggaaagttgagcccaaggtttataggcccatttgaggtgatGAGACGAGTTAGGGAGGCTGCTTATGAGCTttctttgcctcctagtctatcgagagttcatccggttttccacgtgtctatgctctggaggtatcatgccgacaggtcacatgtgttagacttcagcacgcttcagttagatgagagcatgGGTTATGAGGAAGATCCGGTTgctattgttgataggcaggtttgccagttgaggtccaagaagatttttacggtaaaagttcagtggaggggccaaccagcgGAGGAGGCGacatgggaggccgaggaggacatgcgaaaCAGATATCCACACATATTCAACACTTCAGGTATGACTCTAGACCCCTTCGAGTACTAA